A part of Armatimonadota bacterium genomic DNA contains:
- a CDS encoding DUF2920 family protein — MLRLLFTLSLCIAVLAAADKTWIVKNGECPWHDRVGRYVIGNLPEKYASEKPVPWQSCNEPRKVVLPDEKVDHVFIAIASSQSKQFADSLNLEFTGDTVDLMDPAGKKVLITYDILLYRNPPPVTEFPGATAGVMLLSWPGEAADQANEEAPASEAKTYTPGEKAIPWHDRVGRWVMVDVPAGIIHGKKVPQQSCTARDIVLPGDALDAVMVGISDTDIEKLPAAVKTRMTDTGADFTIQDPSGGRKLPYSIFVYESPDQRTEFPDFAAGLVLLALEDLSAKLATREAPTLAIKEGRKQVLEPEQQFAGQEWPFQPGERFVKMHVEEPPQGISENTGLMLCLHNWGGIYNQDVYLKWCRTFAERFNVIAVSVNYLQSGDTEPGVLGEKPYDHGYLQAMDCLRALYHIQQQLKEAGVTINPRRCYSMGGSGGGNVTLMVNKLAPHTFACVVDICGMPGLTDGIAFGTGEYGSHLNAGYSKDPQSPAYLTKDMQEIRDPGHPEHLKIAFAANPTNKVVIVHGQDDLSCPVVHKITIFRNMVDAGFRPDGHFLTQWHVDGEAVTSTGHAVGDREKVVIRFADEYMKPDGAKALQVPGPTDFELAGQVVFPTSGGRFVVDYSGVPEIRFEKAEAE, encoded by the coding sequence ATGCTCCGTCTTCTGTTCACGCTTTCTTTGTGCATCGCGGTGCTGGCTGCGGCGGACAAGACGTGGATCGTCAAGAACGGTGAGTGCCCCTGGCATGACCGGGTCGGGCGCTACGTTATCGGGAACCTGCCCGAAAAGTACGCATCCGAAAAGCCCGTACCGTGGCAGTCGTGCAATGAGCCGCGAAAGGTGGTGCTGCCGGATGAGAAGGTGGATCACGTCTTCATCGCCATCGCCAGCAGCCAGTCGAAGCAGTTCGCGGATTCGCTCAACCTGGAATTCACCGGCGACACCGTGGATCTCATGGACCCCGCCGGCAAGAAGGTCCTGATCACCTATGACATCCTACTGTATCGCAACCCGCCGCCGGTCACCGAATTCCCCGGCGCAACGGCGGGCGTGATGCTGCTCTCGTGGCCAGGGGAGGCTGCGGACCAAGCCAACGAGGAGGCGCCGGCGTCTGAGGCCAAGACGTACACCCCGGGCGAGAAGGCCATCCCCTGGCATGATCGCGTTGGCCGGTGGGTGATGGTTGACGTGCCCGCCGGTATCATCCACGGGAAGAAGGTGCCCCAGCAGAGCTGCACCGCGCGCGACATCGTGCTCCCGGGAGACGCACTGGACGCGGTGATGGTGGGCATCAGCGACACCGACATCGAGAAGCTCCCGGCTGCCGTGAAGACCCGAATGACCGACACCGGCGCCGACTTCACAATCCAGGATCCCAGTGGTGGCCGGAAACTCCCGTATTCTATCTTCGTGTATGAGTCCCCTGACCAGCGCACAGAATTCCCCGATTTTGCCGCGGGGTTAGTGCTTCTGGCGCTGGAAGACCTGAGCGCGAAACTGGCCACCCGGGAGGCGCCCACACTCGCTATCAAGGAGGGACGCAAGCAAGTGCTCGAACCGGAGCAGCAGTTCGCGGGTCAGGAATGGCCGTTTCAACCGGGCGAACGCTTCGTGAAAATGCACGTGGAGGAGCCGCCGCAGGGCATCAGCGAGAACACCGGCCTCATGCTCTGCCTCCACAACTGGGGCGGAATCTACAATCAGGATGTATATCTGAAGTGGTGCCGCACCTTCGCCGAACGCTTCAATGTGATCGCCGTCAGCGTCAACTACCTGCAGAGCGGTGACACGGAGCCCGGGGTCTTGGGTGAGAAGCCCTACGACCATGGCTACCTGCAGGCCATGGACTGCCTGCGCGCGCTGTACCATATCCAGCAGCAACTCAAAGAAGCCGGCGTGACCATCAACCCGCGCCGGTGTTACTCCATGGGCGGCAGTGGCGGCGGCAATGTGACGCTCATGGTCAACAAGCTGGCCCCGCATACCTTCGCCTGCGTGGTGGATATCTGCGGCATGCCGGGCCTTACCGACGGCATTGCGTTCGGCACCGGAGAGTATGGCAGCCACTTGAACGCCGGGTACTCGAAGGACCCACAGAGCCCGGCGTATCTGACGAAAGACATGCAGGAAATCCGCGACCCCGGCCACCCTGAGCACCTGAAGATAGCCTTCGCGGCGAACCCGACCAACAAGGTGGTCATCGTCCACGGTCAAGACGACCTGTCCTGTCCCGTTGTGCACAAGATCACTATCTTCCGGAATATGGTGGACGCCGGGTTCCGCCCGGATGGGCACTTCCTCACCCAGTGGCATGTTGATGGGGAAGCGGTGACTTCTACTGGACATGCCGTGGGTGACCGCGAGAAAGTGGTCATTCGTTTCGCAGACGAGTACATGAAGCCGGATGGCGCAAAGGCGCTGCAAGTACCGGGCCCCACCGACTTCGAGCTGGCCGGGCAAGTGGTCTTCCCAACCTCCGGCGGCCGATTCGTGGTGGACTACAGTGGCGTGCCGGAAATCCGTTTCGAGAAAGCCGAAGCCGAGTAG
- a CDS encoding M55 family metallopeptidase — MRIVVCTDLEGISGVTCWEQTRDMTNALYQEARALLTAEINACVEGCLEGGATEILVLDGHGGGFNIIPEELHPDAQCITGPGRPHAGCGFDENFAGLILLGYHAMNGVEDGVLHHTQSSMGENRYWYNGVESGEIAQSALVAGSFGIPPIMCTGDVRACEEAVRFLGDSIVTVAVKEGFSRTSCRMIAPKKAREMIREGARRAMSVIPNCKPYTVDLPITARLWLKDIDAVTQMARAGLSRRIDDHTLERIIDDPRDIYRF, encoded by the coding sequence ATGCGGATCGTCGTTTGCACCGACCTTGAGGGAATCAGCGGGGTCACCTGTTGGGAGCAGACCCGGGACATGACCAATGCCTTATACCAGGAGGCACGAGCGCTGCTCACCGCCGAGATCAACGCGTGTGTCGAAGGGTGTCTCGAAGGCGGTGCGACTGAGATTCTGGTGCTGGACGGTCACGGCGGCGGGTTCAATATTATCCCCGAGGAGCTTCACCCTGATGCCCAGTGCATCACCGGCCCCGGCAGGCCCCATGCAGGCTGCGGGTTCGACGAAAACTTCGCCGGTCTGATTCTGCTGGGCTACCATGCAATGAACGGCGTGGAGGATGGAGTGCTGCACCACACCCAGAGTTCGATGGGCGAGAACCGATACTGGTACAACGGCGTGGAGTCGGGCGAGATCGCCCAGAGCGCACTGGTGGCGGGTTCATTCGGCATCCCGCCGATAATGTGTACCGGCGATGTTCGGGCTTGTGAGGAGGCCGTGCGCTTCCTGGGTGACAGCATCGTTACCGTCGCGGTCAAGGAGGGCTTCAGCCGTACAAGTTGCCGGATGATCGCGCCGAAGAAGGCGCGAGAGATGATCCGCGAGGGCGCCCGGCGCGCGATGAGCGTGATTCCGAACTGCAAGCCCTATACCGTCGACCTGCCCATCACCGCACGCCTGTGGCTGAAGGACATCGACGCCGTGACGCAGATGGCCCGCGCCGGGCTGTCCAGACGCATTGATGATCACACGCTGGAGCGCATCATCGACGATCCGCGGGACATATACCGGTTTTGA
- a CDS encoding sulfatase-like hydrolase/transferase — protein sequence MTIDRPNILLITSDQQHWNTLGCLNPEVQTPFLDRMAAEGTLFNRAYTVNPTCTPTRASMITGRFPSQHGAYSLGTKLSEEEPTVGPIFGSAGYRTALVGKAHFQPLRGTDEYPSLEAYPVLQDLDFWRRFTGPFYGFERVELARNHTDEAHVGQHYAIWMEERGLTNWRDYFRPPTGNNDRQRRKWLIPEEYHYSAWIAERTNALMEQYASAGENFLLWASFFDPHPAYLAPEPWDTMYDPSALTVPSLVPGEHDCNPPHFQLTQQEKPDFSPWQTTHKGLHGFHSHLHDRDELAKNIAVYYGMISLMDKYIGAILDRLDSLGLAENTLVLFSTDHGHLFGHHGLIAKGAFHYEDLLRVPMIARMPGTVPAGRRTDALWSHVDLAPTCLGMAGLEIPWWMTGVDQTGVLRGEQEQARDHVLVENRHEVDTIHVKTYVDDRYKITAYYRQRYGELFDLAKDPHEVHNLWDSPEHQDLKRDLLLKLLWAEMGNEPVWMPRVAGA from the coding sequence ATGACTATCGATCGCCCTAATATTCTGCTCATCACCAGCGACCAGCAACACTGGAACACCCTCGGCTGCCTGAACCCCGAAGTCCAGACGCCGTTTCTCGACCGAATGGCTGCCGAAGGCACCTTGTTCAACCGCGCCTATACGGTGAACCCCACATGCACGCCCACCCGGGCGTCCATGATCACCGGACGCTTCCCCAGCCAGCATGGGGCGTATTCTCTGGGTACGAAGCTGTCCGAGGAGGAGCCCACGGTCGGGCCGATTTTCGGGTCAGCGGGGTACCGGACCGCGCTGGTTGGCAAGGCGCATTTTCAGCCTCTGCGTGGCACCGACGAGTACCCGTCGCTCGAGGCCTACCCGGTACTCCAGGACCTGGACTTCTGGCGGCGCTTCACAGGACCTTTCTATGGGTTCGAGCGCGTAGAACTGGCGCGGAATCATACTGACGAAGCGCATGTGGGACAGCACTACGCCATCTGGATGGAAGAGCGCGGCTTGACCAACTGGCGCGACTATTTTCGTCCCCCCACCGGGAACAACGACCGCCAGCGCCGGAAGTGGCTGATCCCCGAGGAGTACCATTACAGCGCGTGGATTGCCGAACGCACCAACGCACTCATGGAACAGTATGCGAGCGCGGGCGAGAACTTCCTGCTCTGGGCCAGTTTCTTCGACCCTCACCCGGCGTACCTCGCGCCAGAGCCCTGGGACACCATGTATGATCCGTCGGCCCTGACAGTGCCGAGCCTCGTGCCGGGTGAGCACGATTGCAACCCACCCCATTTCCAGCTCACACAACAGGAGAAACCGGATTTCTCACCCTGGCAGACCACCCACAAGGGCCTGCATGGGTTCCACTCCCACTTGCATGACCGGGACGAACTGGCGAAAAACATCGCCGTCTACTACGGGATGATTTCGCTCATGGACAAGTACATCGGCGCAATCCTGGATCGGCTGGACAGCCTGGGGCTTGCCGAGAACACTCTTGTCCTTTTCAGCACCGATCACGGTCACCTGTTCGGGCACCACGGGCTTATCGCCAAGGGTGCGTTTCACTATGAGGATCTGCTGCGAGTGCCCATGATCGCCCGCATGCCCGGCACTGTCCCCGCAGGCAGGCGCACCGATGCGCTTTGGTCCCATGTAGACCTCGCGCCCACGTGCCTGGGGATGGCGGGCCTGGAAATCCCGTGGTGGATGACCGGCGTCGATCAGACCGGGGTGCTCAGAGGGGAACAGGAGCAGGCGCGAGACCATGTGTTGGTCGAGAACCGTCACGAGGTGGACACGATCCACGTGAAAACCTACGTGGATGACCGCTACAAGATCACGGCATACTACCGGCAAAGATACGGGGAGTTGTTCGACCTGGCCAAAGACCCACACGAGGTTCACAATCTGTGGGATAGCCCGGAGCACCAGGACCTGAAGCGAGACCTGCTCCTGAAGCTTCTGTGGGCGGAGATGGGCAACGAGCCGGTGTGGATGCCGCGTGTCGCCGGGGCGTGA
- a CDS encoding sulfatase, translating into MNVLFIAIDTLRADYLSCYGHHRHTSPHIDRLAATGVVFEEFLAPHIPTHPGYTTMFTGKDTFTHQIVTQGGKLELEESIKTLPQVLQDRGYFTAAADNLGRWFRRGYDVYEGYQWNHDPNGAWRKAEAVNETAMRVLDKCESQDKPWFAFVHYWDPHTPYLPPPPFNRMFYHDDETAERHTSAVEMMTNYPAFMYYFNEWMPGCRDVEFPIAQYEAEIAYCDSVMARLFDRFYRMQDAGDTLIVITSDHGEELHEHQMWFDHHGLYETNLHVPLIMVHPERIPAGLRLGGLTRHQDLTVTILDMLGLPDAAEEEAMEGISMLPLIDQRNHAGTTDRVFILENAWMKKRGFRTKKWKFFESLYDELHKRPPFELYDLTVDPMEQNNLADALPEVRDAFKADLDAYVAKRTAETGKPDPQSYQNITLTHVGNVNIAVPKDQILEKD; encoded by the coding sequence ATGAACGTACTGTTCATCGCCATCGATACACTGCGCGCCGATTACCTGAGCTGCTACGGCCACCACAGGCACACCAGCCCGCACATCGACCGCCTCGCCGCGACTGGCGTGGTGTTCGAAGAGTTCCTGGCGCCGCACATCCCCACCCATCCCGGCTATACCACGATGTTCACCGGGAAGGACACCTTCACCCACCAGATCGTCACCCAGGGCGGGAAGCTGGAACTGGAGGAAAGCATCAAGACGCTGCCCCAGGTACTTCAGGATCGCGGGTACTTCACGGCTGCCGCCGACAATCTCGGCCGCTGGTTCCGCCGGGGATATGACGTGTATGAGGGCTACCAATGGAACCACGACCCGAACGGCGCCTGGCGCAAAGCGGAGGCCGTGAACGAGACTGCTATGCGGGTGCTGGACAAGTGCGAGAGCCAGGACAAGCCCTGGTTCGCCTTCGTCCACTACTGGGACCCCCACACCCCGTACCTGCCCCCACCGCCCTTCAACCGCATGTTCTACCATGACGACGAGACCGCCGAGCGCCACACCAGCGCGGTTGAGATGATGACCAACTATCCGGCGTTCATGTACTACTTCAATGAATGGATGCCCGGCTGTCGCGACGTGGAGTTCCCCATCGCCCAATATGAGGCCGAGATCGCCTACTGCGATTCCGTGATGGCCAGACTGTTCGACCGCTTCTATCGCATGCAGGACGCCGGGGATACCTTGATCGTCATCACTTCGGACCACGGCGAGGAGCTTCACGAGCACCAGATGTGGTTCGACCACCACGGCCTGTATGAGACGAACCTGCACGTGCCGCTGATCATGGTTCACCCGGAACGCATCCCGGCAGGACTGCGCCTGGGCGGTCTCACCCGCCATCAGGACCTGACGGTGACAATCCTTGATATGCTAGGCCTGCCGGACGCCGCTGAAGAGGAGGCCATGGAAGGCATCAGCATGTTGCCGCTCATCGACCAGCGCAACCATGCAGGCACCACTGACCGGGTGTTCATTCTGGAGAATGCGTGGATGAAGAAGCGGGGCTTCCGCACGAAGAAGTGGAAGTTCTTCGAATCTCTATATGATGAGCTTCATAAGCGTCCGCCTTTCGAGCTGTATGACCTGACGGTGGACCCCATGGAGCAGAACAACCTCGCGGACGCGCTGCCTGAGGTGCGGGATGCATTCAAGGCCGACCTGGATGCGTACGTGGCGAAACGTACTGCTGAGACCGGCAAGCCCGACCCGCAGAGCTACCAGAATATTACGCTGACCCATGTCGGTAACGTGAACATCGCGGTGCCGAAGGACCAGATCCTGGAGAAGGACTGA
- a CDS encoding DUF1559 domain-containing protein, producing the protein MARRGFTLIELLVVIAIIAILAAILFPVFARAREKARQASCQSNLKQVTLGYLMYAQDYDEWFPGFLTGSTTGTRYAWYDVIQPYIKNRQVYICPSSLLYLAPNRYTTSQNTATEYYGMNSAFIKIPAEKYLVADAGGDNPSGVWGSRTCMVYSPYLDTAANGSWNSCRGHLWPIHNETANIGFCDGHVKAIKPDNDKYGDTTAGRNRYWTATTE; encoded by the coding sequence ATGGCAAGACGTGGTTTCACACTGATTGAGTTGCTGGTGGTCATCGCGATCATTGCGATCCTTGCGGCGATCCTCTTTCCTGTTTTCGCAAGGGCGCGCGAGAAAGCAAGGCAGGCAAGTTGCCAGTCCAACCTGAAGCAGGTTACGCTCGGCTACCTCATGTACGCCCAGGACTACGATGAGTGGTTCCCCGGGTTCCTGACGGGTTCCACAACCGGCACTCGCTACGCCTGGTATGATGTCATCCAGCCCTATATCAAGAATCGCCAGGTCTACATCTGCCCCAGCTCCCTGCTGTACCTGGCACCCAACCGCTACACGACATCGCAGAATACCGCCACCGAGTATTACGGTATGAACTCGGCGTTCATCAAGATCCCGGCCGAGAAATACCTGGTCGCGGACGCGGGCGGAGACAACCCCAGCGGCGTCTGGGGAAGCCGGACCTGCATGGTTTACAGTCCCTATCTGGACACCGCCGCCAATGGCAGCTGGAACAGCTGCCGGGGCCACCTGTGGCCCATCCACAACGAGACCGCCAACATTGGCTTCTGCGACGGCCACGTAAAGGCGATCAAACCGGACAACGACAAGTACGGGGACACCACCGCAGGCCGCAACCGCTACTGGACGGCAACCACCGAGTAA
- a CDS encoding Gfo/Idh/MocA family oxidoreductase: MLKVGIIGVRQIGNLHADCYQSSPHARVVAVCDIIPERADHAAQRLGVRSYYNMHQMLDNEDLDIVDVSTGGKENGGDHYAPVMAGLEAGCHVLCEKPISNNIEYARRMVAKAAERGLCFGINLNYRFAPACVRAKKWIDEGRLGEVNFVNKCLWIANARDDEWFHLRALHPHSIDVLRTLCGDVRFVHAFLKRSEGRTCWSNASINLKFESGVVGHLTGSYDMTTRHPMERTEIAGTKGRLVFENVFEDLWFYPHDSDEVIHIHNPIFGGIKSFDDTFRVRIHRFCQQVAEGVSPDCVEGSGRDGLLAQETIEAAIRSHESGQVEQVPSPSPGA, from the coding sequence ATGCTCAAAGTTGGAATCATCGGCGTTCGTCAGATCGGCAACCTGCACGCCGACTGTTACCAATCCAGCCCCCATGCCCGAGTGGTCGCGGTCTGTGACATCATCCCGGAGCGCGCGGACCATGCGGCGCAGCGCCTGGGCGTGCGCTCATACTACAACATGCATCAGATGCTGGATAATGAGGACCTGGACATCGTTGACGTGTCTACTGGCGGCAAAGAGAACGGAGGCGATCACTACGCTCCCGTGATGGCGGGGCTCGAAGCCGGCTGCCACGTGCTGTGTGAAAAGCCCATCAGCAACAACATCGAGTACGCGCGCCGGATGGTTGCGAAAGCTGCCGAACGCGGCCTGTGCTTCGGAATCAACCTGAACTATCGTTTCGCCCCGGCTTGCGTGCGGGCGAAAAAGTGGATCGACGAGGGCCGGCTGGGCGAGGTCAATTTCGTCAACAAGTGCCTGTGGATCGCCAATGCACGGGACGACGAATGGTTCCACCTGCGCGCCCTGCATCCCCACAGCATCGACGTCCTGCGCACACTCTGCGGAGACGTGCGGTTCGTCCATGCCTTCCTCAAGCGCTCCGAAGGCCGGACATGTTGGTCGAACGCCTCCATCAATCTCAAGTTCGAGAGCGGCGTCGTGGGGCATCTCACGGGCAGCTACGATATGACCACCCGTCACCCCATGGAACGCACGGAGATCGCGGGTACGAAAGGCCGGCTGGTCTTCGAGAATGTGTTCGAAGACCTCTGGTTCTATCCCCACGACTCGGACGAGGTCATCCATATTCACAACCCCATTTTCGGGGGCATCAAGAGCTTTGATGACACTTTCCGGGTGCGGATTCACAGGTTCTGCCAGCAGGTTGCCGAGGGCGTCTCGCCCGACTGCGTGGAAGGCTCGGGCCGCGATGGGCTCCTTGCTCAGGAGACTATCGAAGCCGCGATCCGAAGCCACGAGAGCGGGCAAGTCGAGCAGGTCCCGTCCCCATCACCGGGCGCATGA
- a CDS encoding Gfo/Idh/MocA family oxidoreductase: MLKTAIVGMKPIGNQHADCHLTCPNAQLVAVCDMDKDLADAGASKYGVKAYYDLDAMLAEEELDVVDVCTGGHEKGSAHYGPVMAAIAAGKAVLCEKPISNDIGQAREMVAAAREAKVPFGINLNYRFTPLARKAKQWVDEGRLGELNFINKALWIGGPDATEFIHMRALHPHSVDVMRFLCGNVAQVHAYFKKSGDRQCWSNCQVGMKFRNGVIGNLTGSYDMCYQHPIERTELAGTKGRLVLENVYVDLWLYPHDSDEVIHIHNSIFGGVKDFNDTFTARIHRFMEQVANGDSPDAIEASGYDGLQAQEVIEAAIKSHQTGQAVDVPE; encoded by the coding sequence ATGCTCAAGACCGCAATCGTCGGGATGAAGCCCATCGGCAACCAGCATGCCGACTGCCACCTCACCTGCCCCAATGCACAACTGGTGGCCGTCTGTGACATGGATAAGGACCTTGCAGACGCGGGCGCATCAAAGTATGGCGTGAAGGCCTACTATGACCTGGACGCCATGCTCGCGGAAGAGGAATTGGACGTAGTGGATGTCTGCACGGGCGGACACGAGAAGGGCAGCGCTCACTATGGTCCAGTCATGGCCGCAATCGCCGCCGGCAAAGCGGTCTTGTGCGAGAAGCCGATCAGCAACGACATTGGCCAGGCGCGGGAGATGGTGGCGGCGGCCAGAGAGGCGAAGGTGCCCTTCGGCATCAACCTGAACTACCGCTTCACCCCTTTGGCTCGAAAAGCGAAGCAGTGGGTGGACGAGGGCCGGCTGGGCGAGCTGAACTTCATCAACAAAGCGCTCTGGATCGGCGGCCCGGATGCCACCGAGTTCATCCACATGCGCGCCCTGCATCCCCACTCCGTGGACGTCATGCGCTTCCTGTGCGGGAATGTGGCCCAGGTTCACGCGTACTTCAAGAAGTCCGGCGACCGCCAGTGCTGGTCCAACTGCCAGGTGGGCATGAAGTTCCGCAATGGCGTCATCGGCAACCTGACCGGCTCCTATGATATGTGTTACCAGCACCCCATCGAGCGCACGGAGCTCGCAGGTACCAAAGGCCGGTTAGTGCTGGAGAACGTCTACGTGGACCTGTGGCTCTACCCTCATGATTCAGACGAAGTCATCCACATCCACAATTCAATCTTCGGCGGCGTGAAAGACTTCAACGACACCTTCACCGCGCGCATTCATCGGTTCATGGAGCAGGTCGCCAATGGCGACTCTCCGGACGCCATTGAGGCCTCGGGGTATGATGGTCTGCAGGCGCAGGAGGTGATTGAGGCGGCCATCAAGAGCCACCAGACCGGACAGGCCGTGGACGTGCCCGAATAG
- the mgtE gene encoding magnesium transporter produces the protein MRDASNLRDAYDQMKARSPEQVAAAIRAATSSNVRGALEGLISRYHPMDIAFAMRELDADEREAVFALLDADDAGIVLEEVDEEIGADLAEAIPDEELAEIIDAMPPDVGSNVVNLLDDERRHRVLERIPDEEANELKELMRFEKDTAGGLMNSEVLMAPADLTAQDVIQHLRTQRISMDTLNYVYIIEDDRRLIGVISTPELLTAPPEAPLHDIMVTDVVSVHPDADREEVVQIVDKYDLMGVPVVDDDHRLLGVVTVDDVIDAIQAEHSEDISQFAGTSSETLLTESSVKVAKLRLPWLTVCLLGTFVSALVIKHFSFSLENVIGLAVFIPVIAAMSGNSGLQSATIVVRRIALGLVDRKALRRLILREILTASLLGGTCGFIAGLFGVLVMGQWWLGMVVAIALALAILWATLIGTLIPFAFQRIGVDPALASGPLVTTLNDSFALLIYFTVATTLMSVLPQA, from the coding sequence ATGAGAGACGCGAGCAATCTCCGCGACGCCTACGATCAGATGAAAGCCCGCAGCCCCGAACAAGTGGCGGCGGCGATTCGGGCTGCCACCAGCTCCAATGTGCGGGGCGCGTTGGAAGGGCTCATCAGCCGGTATCACCCCATGGATATCGCTTTTGCCATGCGAGAGCTTGATGCCGACGAGCGTGAAGCGGTCTTCGCTCTCCTGGATGCCGATGATGCGGGGATCGTTCTGGAGGAAGTGGACGAAGAGATCGGCGCGGACCTGGCCGAAGCCATCCCGGATGAGGAACTGGCCGAGATCATCGACGCCATGCCCCCCGACGTGGGCTCCAATGTGGTCAATCTGCTGGACGACGAACGCCGCCATCGGGTCCTGGAGCGCATTCCCGATGAGGAGGCCAATGAGCTCAAAGAGCTCATGCGGTTCGAGAAGGACACTGCCGGCGGCCTCATGAACTCCGAGGTGCTCATGGCCCCCGCGGACCTGACCGCGCAGGACGTTATCCAGCACCTGCGCACCCAGCGGATTTCCATGGACACGCTCAACTACGTCTACATCATCGAGGATGACCGCCGCCTCATCGGCGTCATCAGCACACCGGAGCTTCTCACGGCTCCGCCCGAGGCACCTCTGCACGACATCATGGTCACGGACGTGGTCTCTGTACATCCCGACGCGGACCGAGAAGAGGTCGTCCAGATCGTCGACAAGTACGACCTCATGGGCGTGCCTGTCGTTGATGACGACCACCGCCTGCTCGGCGTGGTCACCGTGGACGACGTCATCGACGCCATTCAGGCGGAGCACAGTGAGGACATCTCCCAGTTCGCGGGAACCAGTTCGGAGACACTCCTCACTGAATCAAGCGTGAAGGTCGCCAAGCTTCGCCTGCCCTGGCTCACCGTCTGTCTGCTGGGCACTTTCGTCTCCGCGCTAGTCATCAAGCACTTCTCATTCTCGCTGGAGAATGTCATCGGTCTGGCGGTTTTCATCCCTGTCATCGCGGCCATGAGCGGCAACAGCGGCCTGCAGTCGGCCACCATCGTTGTTCGCAGAATCGCCCTCGGCCTGGTGGACCGCAAGGCCCTCCGCAGGCTCATCCTGCGCGAGATTCTGACTGCAAGCCTACTGGGGGGCACTTGCGGTTTCATCGCGGGGCTCTTTGGTGTTCTCGTCATGGGCCAATGGTGGCTGGGCATGGTCGTGGCGATCGCCCTGGCGCTGGCCATCCTGTGGGCTACTCTGATTGGCACACTCATCCCATTCGCATTCCAGCGCATCGGCGTTGATCCGGCTCTCGCATCCGGTCCGCTGGTCACCACCCTCAATGACTCCTTCGCCCTCCTGATCTATTTCACCGTCGCCACCACCCTCATGTCGGTACTGCCCCAGGCGTAG
- a CDS encoding nitroreductase family protein, which translates to MLKEIWERASVRRYKPDPVPEDALEEILRAAMHAPTANNVRPWHIVVVTDAETRRKLSEVHQWAGFCAESPVVLAFCGDPAKSEHWWIEDCCAAVENAMIEAVSHGLGTCWIGIRGSEATGMQREDLVRDVLGIPDSIRVLALVSLGYPADQPSPKGPGPMSAVHRERW; encoded by the coding sequence GTGCTGAAGGAGATCTGGGAACGCGCCAGCGTACGCCGCTACAAGCCGGATCCGGTGCCCGAAGATGCCCTGGAGGAGATCCTGCGCGCCGCGATGCATGCGCCGACCGCGAACAACGTGCGCCCATGGCATATCGTGGTTGTGACGGACGCCGAAACGCGCCGGAAGCTTAGCGAGGTCCACCAGTGGGCCGGCTTCTGCGCCGAATCCCCGGTAGTCCTCGCCTTCTGCGGCGACCCTGCAAAATCTGAACACTGGTGGATCGAGGACTGCTGCGCGGCGGTTGAGAACGCCATGATCGAGGCTGTGAGCCACGGGCTCGGCACATGCTGGATCGGTATTCGCGGCAGCGAAGCCACCGGGATGCAACGCGAGGACCTGGTGCGCGACGTCTTGGGGATCCCCGATTCCATCCGCGTCCTTGCTCTCGTGAGTCTGGGCTACCCGGCAGATCAGCCATCACCCAAGGGCCCCGGGCCGATGTCCGCCGTCCACCGCGAGCGCTGGTGA